One genomic segment of Vulpes vulpes isolate BD-2025 chromosome 2, VulVul3, whole genome shotgun sequence includes these proteins:
- the CD300LF gene encoding CMRF35-like molecule 1 isoform X2 yields the protein MYLLLLFLPFFRVAGSYEITGPNAVRGLVGGSLTVECRYAPTWKTYSKWWCRGPIWRKCNILVQTKGSEQKVKKNKVSIRDNQKNFTFSVTMEELMQTDTDTYWCGIERSGTDLGVEVKVTIDPAPAETKDPLTVTSSHSNDRDNAMTLSILIPTILAVLLLLLVAASLLTLRIMKQQKKAAEMSPEQVLQPQEGDLCYANLTLQPTQTSRNSSKKKACAKPSLSVLDDQLEVEYVTMAPLSKEDISYAALSWELSNQEPTYCNMGRPDTHVPSRSQQEPMEYSTIKRP from the exons GTTCATATGAAATCACAGGTCCAAATGCTGTCAGAGGCTTGGTTGGGGGCTCATTGACTGTGGAGTGTCGCTATGCACCAACTTGGAAGACCTATAGTAAGTGGTGGTGTCGAGGACCTATTTGGCGAAAGTGCAATATCCTTGTTCAAACGAAAGGATCAGAGcagaaggtaaagaaaaacaaggtGTCAATTAGAGACAATCAGAAAAACTTCACCTTCTCTGTGACCATGGAGGAGCTCATGCAAACTGATACAGACACCTACTGGTGTGGGATTGAGAGATCTGGAACTGACCTTGGGGTTGAAGTTAAAGTGACCATTGACCCag CGCCAGCGGAGACCAAAGACCCCCTGACTGTGACCAGCTCCCACTCCAATGACAG GGATAACGCCATGACGCTCAGCATCCTGATTCCTACCATCTTGGCTGTGTTGCTGCTTCTCCTGGTGGCAGCCTCACTCTTGACTTTGAGAATCATGAAGCAGCAGAAGAAAG ctGCTGAGATGTCCCCAGAGCAG GTGCTCCAGCCCCAGGAGGGGGACCTCTGCTATGCAAACCTGACCCTGCAGCCAACCCAAACCTCCCGCAACTCTTCCAAGAAGAAGGCCTGTGCAAagccctccctctctgtcctggATGATCAGCTGGAAGTGGAATATGTCACCATG GCCCCTCTTTCGAAGGAGGACATTTCCTACGCAGCTCTGTCTTGGGAGCTTTCGAATCAGGAGCCAACCTACTGCAACATGGGTCGCCCTGATACCCACGTTCCCAGCAGGAGCCAGCAAGAGCCTATGGAATACAGCACCATTAAGAGACCTTAG
- the CD300LF gene encoding CMRF35-like molecule 1 isoform X1, protein MYLLLLFLPFFRVAGSYEITGPNAVRGLVGGSLTVECRYAPTWKTYSKWWCRGPIWRKCNILVQTKGSEQKVKKNKVSIRDNQKNFTFSVTMEELMQTDTDTYWCGIERSGTDLGVEVKVTIDPAPTTVSTYTTTTTTTTSKANMSTAPAETKDPLTVTSSHSNDRDNAMTLSILIPTILAVLLLLLVAASLLTLRIMKQQKKAAEMSPEQVLQPQEGDLCYANLTLQPTQTSRNSSKKKACAKPSLSVLDDQLEVEYVTMAPLSKEDISYAALSWELSNQEPTYCNMGRPDTHVPSRSQQEPMEYSTIKRP, encoded by the exons GTTCATATGAAATCACAGGTCCAAATGCTGTCAGAGGCTTGGTTGGGGGCTCATTGACTGTGGAGTGTCGCTATGCACCAACTTGGAAGACCTATAGTAAGTGGTGGTGTCGAGGACCTATTTGGCGAAAGTGCAATATCCTTGTTCAAACGAAAGGATCAGAGcagaaggtaaagaaaaacaaggtGTCAATTAGAGACAATCAGAAAAACTTCACCTTCTCTGTGACCATGGAGGAGCTCATGCAAACTGATACAGACACCTACTGGTGTGGGATTGAGAGATCTGGAACTGACCTTGGGGTTGAAGTTAAAGTGACCATTGACCCag CACCAACTACAGTATCAAcctacaccaccaccaccaccaccaccacctctaaaGCCAACATGTCCACAGCGCCAGCGGAGACCAAAGACCCCCTGACTGTGACCAGCTCCCACTCCAATGACAG GGATAACGCCATGACGCTCAGCATCCTGATTCCTACCATCTTGGCTGTGTTGCTGCTTCTCCTGGTGGCAGCCTCACTCTTGACTTTGAGAATCATGAAGCAGCAGAAGAAAG ctGCTGAGATGTCCCCAGAGCAG GTGCTCCAGCCCCAGGAGGGGGACCTCTGCTATGCAAACCTGACCCTGCAGCCAACCCAAACCTCCCGCAACTCTTCCAAGAAGAAGGCCTGTGCAAagccctccctctctgtcctggATGATCAGCTGGAAGTGGAATATGTCACCATG GCCCCTCTTTCGAAGGAGGACATTTCCTACGCAGCTCTGTCTTGGGAGCTTTCGAATCAGGAGCCAACCTACTGCAACATGGGTCGCCCTGATACCCACGTTCCCAGCAGGAGCCAGCAAGAGCCTATGGAATACAGCACCATTAAGAGACCTTAG